A window from Chrysemys picta bellii isolate R12L10 chromosome 20, ASM1138683v2, whole genome shotgun sequence encodes these proteins:
- the B4GALT3 gene encoding beta-1,4-galactosyltransferase 3 isoform X1: protein MIRRLLDRPCTLALLIGFQFAFMVYFSFGGFRNLTSIFGRDSNPVFDYSRTRDVYTNLSHLLPRPPPGGSPTGSLPYCPERSPYLIGPLTVSFSQVLTLKQIVEKNPAVREGGRYRPVTCEPRSRTAVIIPHRNRETHLRHLLYYLHPFLQRQQLHYGIYVIHQAGNSTFNRAKLLNVGVKEALRDEEWDCLFLHDVDLIPENDHNLYTCDPWSPKHVSIAMNKFGYSLPYAQYFGGVSALTPNQYLKMNGFPNEYWGWGGEDDDIATRVRLAGMKISRPPISVGHYKMVKHKGDQGNEENPHRFDLLIRTQRMWTQDGMNSLTYTLLAKELHPLYTNITADIGTDPRVLKGRKGSVPGFGGQKYKTETNHEFRQEMLRKTHPAKLPWATANWGKQPPPLPQRSGQDAGRGAPTAPGTQSEGPGAAAGQLGGREGAAWDSTQRKAQGGAADSSEPQRGAAQGTQPSAGIPPRSPDALQHSQETSSKGKPESGAVDLGGAENAGGSAPQALAQGQPPQTQWDNQTFPPSTR from the exons ATGATCCGGAGACTCCTGGACAGGCCCTGCACCTTGGCCCTGCTCATTGGCTTCCAGTTTGCCTTCATGGTGTACTTCTCCTTCGGCGGTTTCCGGAACCTGACCTCCATCTTCGGGCGTGACTCGAACCCCGTCTTCGACTACTCCCGCACCCGGGATGTGTACACCAACCTGAGTCACCTCCTGCCCCGGCCGCCTCCAGGCGGCAGCCCCACGGGGTCCCTGCCCTACTGCCCCGAGCGCTCGCCCTACCTCA TTGGCCCCCTGACAGTGAGCTTCAGTCAGGTGCTGACGCTGAAGCAGATCGTGGAGAAGAACCCGGCggtgagggaagggggcagataCCGGCCTGTGACCTGCGAGCCCCGCTCCCGTACGGCCGTGATCATCCCTCACCGCAACCGGGAGACACACCTGCGCCACCTGCTTTActacctgcaccccttcctgcagcgCCAGCAGCTGCACTACGGCATCTATGTCATCCACCAG GCTGGAAACTCCACCTTCAACCGGGCCAAGCTGCTGAACGTGGGAGTGAAGGAGGCTCTGAGGGACGAGGAGTGGGACTGCCTCTTCCTGCACGATGTCGACCTCATCCCTGAGAACGACCACAACCTGTACACCTGCGACCCCTGGAGCCCCAAGCACGTCTCCATCGCCATGAACAAGTTCGGCTACAG cctccCGTATGCCCAGTACTTTGGCGGCGTGTCGGCGCTCACCCCAAATCAGTATCTGAAAATGAACGGCTTCCCCAATGAgtactggggctggggtggggaggacgaCGACATTGCCACCAG GGTGCGTCTGGCTGGCATGAAGATCTCGCGCCCTCCCATATCAGTCGGCCACTACAAGATGGTGAAGCACAAAGGCGACCAAGGCAATGAGGAGAACCCGCACCG gTTTGACCTGCTGATCCGGACACAGAGGATGTGGACACAGGACGGCATGAACTCGCTCACCTACACGCTGCTGGCCAAGGAGCTGCATCCCCTGTACACAAACATCACTGCTGACATTGGGACTGACCCCCGGGTGCTGAAGGGCAGGAAGGGGTCTGTGCCCGGCTTCGGGGGGCAGAAGTACAAGACTGAGACCAACCATGAGTTCAGGCAGGAGATGCTGCGCAAAACGCATCCTGCCAAGCTACCCTGGGCCACAGCAAACTGGGGGaagcagcccccacccctgccccagaggtctGGACAGGATGCTGGCCGAGGAGCGCCTACAGCCCCCGGGACACAGAGCGAGGGGCCTGGAGCCGCCGCAggccagctggggggcagggaaggggctgcatGGGACAGCACCCAGAGGAAGGCCCAGGGGGGAGCTGCGGACAGCTCTGAGCCTCAGCGTGGAGCTGCTCAGGGCACCCAGCCGAGTGCCGGCATCCCTCCACGGAGCCCTGACGCATTGCAGCACAGCCAGGAGACCTCTAGCAAGGGGAAGCCTGAGTCTGGGGCAGTGGATTTGGGTGGGGCTGAAAATGCAGGGGGCAGTGCCCCACAGGCCCTGGCACAAGGGCAGCCCCCCCAGACACAGTGGGACAATCAGACCTTCCCGCCGAGCACCCGCTAA
- the B4GALT3 gene encoding beta-1,4-galactosyltransferase 3 isoform X2, which yields MIRRLLDRPCTLALLIGFQFAFMVYFSFGGFRNLTSIFGRDSNPVFDYSRTRDVYTNLSHLLPRPPPGGSPTGSLPYCPERSPYLIGPLTVSFSQVLTLKQIVEKNPAVREGGRYRPVTCEPRSRTAVIIPHRNRETHLRHLLYYLHPFLQRQQLHYGIYVIHQAGNSTFNRAKLLNVGVKEALRDEEWDCLFLHDVDLIPENDHNLYTCDPWSPKHVSIAMNKFGYRVRLAGMKISRPPISVGHYKMVKHKGDQGNEENPHRFDLLIRTQRMWTQDGMNSLTYTLLAKELHPLYTNITADIGTDPRVLKGRKGSVPGFGGQKYKTETNHEFRQEMLRKTHPAKLPWATANWGKQPPPLPQRSGQDAGRGAPTAPGTQSEGPGAAAGQLGGREGAAWDSTQRKAQGGAADSSEPQRGAAQGTQPSAGIPPRSPDALQHSQETSSKGKPESGAVDLGGAENAGGSAPQALAQGQPPQTQWDNQTFPPSTR from the exons ATGATCCGGAGACTCCTGGACAGGCCCTGCACCTTGGCCCTGCTCATTGGCTTCCAGTTTGCCTTCATGGTGTACTTCTCCTTCGGCGGTTTCCGGAACCTGACCTCCATCTTCGGGCGTGACTCGAACCCCGTCTTCGACTACTCCCGCACCCGGGATGTGTACACCAACCTGAGTCACCTCCTGCCCCGGCCGCCTCCAGGCGGCAGCCCCACGGGGTCCCTGCCCTACTGCCCCGAGCGCTCGCCCTACCTCA TTGGCCCCCTGACAGTGAGCTTCAGTCAGGTGCTGACGCTGAAGCAGATCGTGGAGAAGAACCCGGCggtgagggaagggggcagataCCGGCCTGTGACCTGCGAGCCCCGCTCCCGTACGGCCGTGATCATCCCTCACCGCAACCGGGAGACACACCTGCGCCACCTGCTTTActacctgcaccccttcctgcagcgCCAGCAGCTGCACTACGGCATCTATGTCATCCACCAG GCTGGAAACTCCACCTTCAACCGGGCCAAGCTGCTGAACGTGGGAGTGAAGGAGGCTCTGAGGGACGAGGAGTGGGACTGCCTCTTCCTGCACGATGTCGACCTCATCCCTGAGAACGACCACAACCTGTACACCTGCGACCCCTGGAGCCCCAAGCACGTCTCCATCGCCATGAACAAGTTCGGCTACAG GGTGCGTCTGGCTGGCATGAAGATCTCGCGCCCTCCCATATCAGTCGGCCACTACAAGATGGTGAAGCACAAAGGCGACCAAGGCAATGAGGAGAACCCGCACCG gTTTGACCTGCTGATCCGGACACAGAGGATGTGGACACAGGACGGCATGAACTCGCTCACCTACACGCTGCTGGCCAAGGAGCTGCATCCCCTGTACACAAACATCACTGCTGACATTGGGACTGACCCCCGGGTGCTGAAGGGCAGGAAGGGGTCTGTGCCCGGCTTCGGGGGGCAGAAGTACAAGACTGAGACCAACCATGAGTTCAGGCAGGAGATGCTGCGCAAAACGCATCCTGCCAAGCTACCCTGGGCCACAGCAAACTGGGGGaagcagcccccacccctgccccagaggtctGGACAGGATGCTGGCCGAGGAGCGCCTACAGCCCCCGGGACACAGAGCGAGGGGCCTGGAGCCGCCGCAggccagctggggggcagggaaggggctgcatGGGACAGCACCCAGAGGAAGGCCCAGGGGGGAGCTGCGGACAGCTCTGAGCCTCAGCGTGGAGCTGCTCAGGGCACCCAGCCGAGTGCCGGCATCCCTCCACGGAGCCCTGACGCATTGCAGCACAGCCAGGAGACCTCTAGCAAGGGGAAGCCTGAGTCTGGGGCAGTGGATTTGGGTGGGGCTGAAAATGCAGGGGGCAGTGCCCCACAGGCCCTGGCACAAGGGCAGCCCCCCCAGACACAGTGGGACAATCAGACCTTCCCGCCGAGCACCCGCTAA